The nucleotide sequence CTCGTCGGACGGGAGCGCGAGAGGGTGCTGTTCGAGCGGTTTCTGAACGGCGACCCCGAGGTTCGGCCCGTGTGGAGCGTGTACGGGACCGGAGGCGTCGGCAAGAGCACCCTGCTGGACGCGTTCCGCAGGCAAGCGCGAAGTCATGGGGCCGCGTTCTACCTGTTGGACAGCCGCGAAGTCGGCCGGACCGGGGAGGCGTTCTGCGAAGCGCTGTCGGAGCGCATGGACCTTCATGACGGAAGAGGCGCAGCGAACGGTTCTCCGTTGGACCGCGTTCTCGAACGATTGCATGAGGAGGCGTCGCATCGCCGGGTCGCGATCGCGATCGATACTTTCGAGGAAATGAGCCTCTTGGAAGGCTGGCTTCGGGACGAGTTTCTGCGTCGGCTGCCTTCCGAAGCGCTCGTCCTGCTGTCGGGCCGGCATCCGCTTAGAGGCCAATGGCTGACGTCGCCGGCTTGGCGGGAGCGCACGCATTGGCTTGCGATCGACCATTTGGAGCGGGACGCCGTATTGGACTATGCGGGGAAGTGCGGCCTCGCCGAACCGGAGCAGGGGGAACGTCTCTGGGAGCGTACGCAAGGTCACGGTCTCTCGCTCGCCTTGGCCGTTGCGGCGGAGCGGATCGGCGGCGGCGGGCCCGTCGACTTGTCCTCGGGCTGGTCTTCGGAGCTGGCCGCGCTCTGGCTGAAGGAGGTGCCGGACGAAGAGCTTCGGGAGTTGGTGGAGGCGGCTTCGATGCTGCGGTATTTCAATCAAGAGGTGCTGGAGCATATTACGGAGCGCCGCGTCGGCGCGTCCGCCTTCTCCGGCATCGCGGAGTTGAGCTTCGTTCGGAAAACCGGGAACGGCTGGCGATTGCACGACTTGATGAGGGAATCGACGCGGGCGCAGCTCAGGGAACGGGCGCCGGGAAAATTCCGGAAGCTCATGGAACGCTGCGTCCTCTATTACGCGACGCTCATCCGAGAGTCTTACCGGAAGCGGGACGTCGCCGCCGAAGTGGGAGAACTGTTTTATTATATCGGCGATCAGAACATTCGGGCGTTCTTGAATGCCGCGGATGAGCAGGAATATATGTGGGAGCCGCTGTCGGCGGCCAACCTGGAGGAGGGCATTCGCTACCTGCGGCGGCGCCGGGACGAAGCGAAGCCGGTCACCCGCAGGGGCGTCGATCCGGCTACGGGAGAGCTGCTGGAGCTTACGCTCGCGAAGGAGGAGGCGTTGTACTCGATCGCCGGGCTCGATTTGGCGGAATTGGCCGAGCTAGGGCCGCATACCGTTCAACTGATGAAGGGAACCGACGGCACCGTCTGCGGCTTGTCCGCGATGATTTCGATCGGGGCGGATACGCTTGATTATTTGGAGAGGGATCCGTTCTCGGGTCCGTATTTTCGAAGCTTGACGCCCGCCGAACGCGAAGCGCTCGCCGTTCCGGGCCCGGATCCGGCCGGGTGGTTCATCCGGAGCATCGATATTCTGGATTGGAACGATTCTTCCATGCTCCTAGAGGCCGGATCGCAAATGTACAACTACATGTGCGCCGGCAAGCTGTTCGTCACCTCTCCGCCCCCGCTGGAGATGTTTCGCGAGTCGCATCTGGGTCTCGGCTTTCGGCTGCTGCCGAACGTCACGCATTGCGCTTACGACGGGAAGACGCCTGCGCCCGCGTTCGCGCTCGACACCCGGGGGGAGAAGCTGGAGGCGTTCTTGGCCGCGATGCTTCGCCGCATCGGCGTCGATCTGGAGCCGGCTCGGGGCGCCGCGCCGGGAGACCCGACGCGTTCGCCGGAAGAGCGGGAGCGTCGGCTCGCCGCGCTCGGGCTGACCGAGCGCGAGCGCGAGGTGGCGCAGCTCGCCATCGACGGCTGTTCGAACGCCGACATCGCGGCGCGCTTGTTCGTCACCGAAATTACGGTGAAGAAGCACTTAAGCTCGGTGTATGCGAAGACGCAAGTCAAGAACCGCGGTCAATTGATTAAGGCCATCTTGCAATGAAGGAGGACCCGGAATGCGGAATTACGTAGATTCTCCGGAAATGCAGGAGAGGTTATACAAGAGGACGTTGCGGATCGTCGTCCTCTCGCAGCTGTTCGGAGGCGCCGGGCTGGCGGCGGGCGTGACGGTCGGCGCGCTTCTGGCCCGGGATATGCTCGGCACGGACAGCGCCGCGGGCATCCCGTCCGCCTTGCTTACGCTCGGCTCCGCCGCGGCGGCGCTGCTCGTCGGACGGCTCTCGCAACGATCCGGCCGCCGCATCGGGCTTGGAACGGGCTTCCTGGCCGGGGGCGTCGGCGCGCTCGGGATCGTCTTCGCCGCCGTCATTCAGAGCATTCCGTTGTTATTCGCTTGCTTGCTGATTTACGGGGTAGGTTCCGCGACGAACCTGCAAGCGAGGTATGCGGGGACCGACCTGGCGAAGCCCGGGCAGCGGGCGAAGGCGGTCAGCGTCGCATTAGTGTCTACCACGTTCGGCGCCGTCGCGGGGCCGAATCTGGTCGGACCGATGGGAGGCCTCGCGACGTCGATCGGCATCCCGGCGCTCGCGGGTCCGTTCCTTCTTGCCGCCGCGGCTTATATGTTGGCCGGCTTCGTCTTCTTGGCGTTCCTGCGACCGGACCCGTTCCTCGTCGCGAAGGCGATCGCGGACGCCCGGGCGAAGGCCGATCGGAACGGCGTCCTCTCGGAAGGTCCGTCGCAGCTTCCTATCGGCAACAGCAGAGGGATCGTCGTCGGCGCGGCCGTGATGATCCTTACGCAGATCGTCATGGTCGCCATTATGACGATGACGCCGATTCATATGGAGCACCACGGGTTCGGCTTAAGCGAGGTCGGGCTCGTCATCGGGTTCCATATCGGCGCGATGTACCTTCCCTCCCTTGCGACCGGCGTTCTCGTCGACAAGATCGGACGGACGGCGATGTCGATCGCGGCCGGAGCCGTCCTGTTATCCGCCGGGATCGTAGCCGCGCTCGCGCCGGGACATTCGATCGCAAGCCTGATCGCCGCGCTCGTACTGCTTGGGCTCGGGTGGAATTTCGGATTGATCAGCGGCACGACGCTGATCGTCGACGCGACGCATCCGTCTACCCGCGCGAAGACGCAAGGAACGATCGACGTCGCGATCGCTCTGGCCGGGGCGTCGGGCGGCGCATTGTCCGGCCTGGTCGTGGAGCACGCCGGCTTCGCCGCGTTGTCGCTCGCCGGGGGCTTGCTTGCCTTGCTGCTGCTGCCGATCGTGATGTGGTCGGAGGCCGGGAGGAGAGCCGGAGCGCGATCATGACGAAGCGGGCGGCGCGCTCGAACGAGGTTGTCATGATTTTCGAAGGGAAGTCATGAATTGCAGTCATATTGTCATGACTTCCGGGCGGAGCCGGCGGAGCGTCCGCCTAGAGGGGAACGCGAATTTTCCCAGTAACGGCAACCGGTTCTCGCCTCGGTTCGCTGTGGTCATAGCCGATTATACCTATGATGATCAGGGTGAAAAATGTCATTCTCCTCTATAGGTAGTGCTCCGAACGTCCCTTCACAATCGCGAGTCGTTTGGTAAAATAAGGTATATTTGAATGGGGGTCAATTATAGACATAGGAAAAAATACGGAGGATAGGTGAAAGGAACATGCCGTTAACCGCAGTCGTCTCCGAGGATGAAAGGATGCAAGTCAAGAGACTTCTGAAGGCCTACCCGTCAATGAAGGCTGCAGTGGACATTTGCGTATGGGATCAGGGAACCGCGATGTCCGAGTATGCCGGGAAGTGCAAGGCGATCGAACGCGCGTTGGAGGCTTTGCCTTACGAAGGGAGGGAAATTATAACGAAATGCTTCTTGGAGCAGAAGAAGGACAAG is from Paenibacillus antri and encodes:
- a CDS encoding MFS transporter; translation: MRNYVDSPEMQERLYKRTLRIVVLSQLFGGAGLAAGVTVGALLARDMLGTDSAAGIPSALLTLGSAAAALLVGRLSQRSGRRIGLGTGFLAGGVGALGIVFAAVIQSIPLLFACLLIYGVGSATNLQARYAGTDLAKPGQRAKAVSVALVSTTFGAVAGPNLVGPMGGLATSIGIPALAGPFLLAAAAYMLAGFVFLAFLRPDPFLVAKAIADARAKADRNGVLSEGPSQLPIGNSRGIVVGAAVMILTQIVMVAIMTMTPIHMEHHGFGLSEVGLVIGFHIGAMYLPSLATGVLVDKIGRTAMSIAAGAVLLSAGIVAALAPGHSIASLIAALVLLGLGWNFGLISGTTLIVDATHPSTRAKTQGTIDVAIALAGASGGALSGLVVEHAGFAALSLAGGLLALLLLPIVMWSEAGRRAGARS
- a CDS encoding LuxR C-terminal-related transcriptional regulator codes for the protein MRFFEEREDAFLVGRERERVLFERFLNGDPEVRPVWSVYGTGGVGKSTLLDAFRRQARSHGAAFYLLDSREVGRTGEAFCEALSERMDLHDGRGAANGSPLDRVLERLHEEASHRRVAIAIDTFEEMSLLEGWLRDEFLRRLPSEALVLLSGRHPLRGQWLTSPAWRERTHWLAIDHLERDAVLDYAGKCGLAEPEQGERLWERTQGHGLSLALAVAAERIGGGGPVDLSSGWSSELAALWLKEVPDEELRELVEAASMLRYFNQEVLEHITERRVGASAFSGIAELSFVRKTGNGWRLHDLMRESTRAQLRERAPGKFRKLMERCVLYYATLIRESYRKRDVAAEVGELFYYIGDQNIRAFLNAADEQEYMWEPLSAANLEEGIRYLRRRRDEAKPVTRRGVDPATGELLELTLAKEEALYSIAGLDLAELAELGPHTVQLMKGTDGTVCGLSAMISIGADTLDYLERDPFSGPYFRSLTPAEREALAVPGPDPAGWFIRSIDILDWNDSSMLLEAGSQMYNYMCAGKLFVTSPPPLEMFRESHLGLGFRLLPNVTHCAYDGKTPAPAFALDTRGEKLEAFLAAMLRRIGVDLEPARGAAPGDPTRSPEERERRLAALGLTEREREVAQLAIDGCSNADIAARLFVTEITVKKHLSSVYAKTQVKNRGQLIKAILQ